A genome region from Streptomyces antimycoticus includes the following:
- a CDS encoding cytochrome P450 family protein gives MTDGRCPVSHADLAPHRLDPTGARQHAVNEELRARGAAVPVLLPGDVPGYAITRHEELKDFVTHPDVAKNACHFAALQRDELPPGWPMRTFATVRGMITADGEDHKRLRSLVTRAFTPRRVEALRPVVHELTGTLLDRLAGAATADPDGVADLRRHFALPLPMSVICRLLGVDDQHQDRLHELSNEIVSTHTAPERVPDANREMVAILGQVAAARAKDPGDDLTSALIAAREEDGDRLAEEELIGTLMLTIIAGHETTLNLITNAVRALCNHRDQLDLVRSGAATWGDVVEETLRYDGPVSYFPFRYPTRDLPVGDRVIPKGVPVLVSYTAAGRDERAYGPDAGRFDVTRGARHLSFGHGAHFCLGAPLARMEAVIALEALFTRFPDLDLAVPDEELVPHPSFVGNSPQRLPIRLGAAHSA, from the coding sequence GCACGCCGACCTCGCACCGCACCGCCTGGACCCCACCGGGGCACGCCAGCACGCGGTCAACGAAGAGCTGCGCGCCCGCGGGGCCGCGGTCCCGGTCCTGCTGCCCGGTGACGTACCGGGGTACGCCATCACCCGGCACGAGGAGCTGAAGGACTTCGTCACCCACCCCGACGTGGCCAAGAACGCCTGCCACTTCGCCGCCCTGCAGCGGGACGAGCTCCCGCCCGGCTGGCCGATGCGGACCTTCGCCACCGTCCGGGGCATGATCACCGCGGACGGCGAGGACCACAAGCGGCTGCGGTCCCTGGTGACCCGGGCGTTCACCCCGCGCCGGGTGGAGGCGCTGCGCCCGGTGGTCCATGAGCTGACCGGCACGCTGCTGGACCGGCTGGCCGGGGCCGCCACCGCGGATCCGGACGGGGTGGCCGACCTGCGCCGTCACTTCGCACTGCCGCTGCCGATGAGCGTGATCTGCCGGCTCCTGGGCGTCGACGACCAGCACCAGGACCGGCTGCACGAGCTGTCCAACGAGATCGTCTCCACCCACACCGCCCCGGAACGGGTCCCGGACGCCAACCGCGAGATGGTCGCGATCCTCGGCCAGGTGGCGGCGGCCCGGGCGAAGGATCCCGGGGACGATCTGACCAGCGCGCTGATAGCGGCCCGTGAGGAGGACGGGGACCGGCTCGCCGAGGAGGAGCTGATCGGCACCCTGATGCTGACGATCATCGCCGGGCACGAGACCACGCTCAACCTGATCACCAACGCGGTACGGGCGCTGTGCAACCACCGCGACCAGTTGGATCTCGTTCGCTCCGGTGCCGCGACCTGGGGCGATGTGGTCGAGGAGACGCTGCGGTACGACGGCCCGGTGAGCTACTTCCCGTTCCGCTACCCCACCAGGGACCTTCCGGTCGGGGACAGGGTCATCCCCAAGGGCGTGCCCGTGCTCGTCTCGTACACCGCCGCCGGGCGCGACGAGCGGGCGTACGGCCCGGACGCCGGCCGCTTCGACGTCACCCGGGGCGCCCGCCATCTGTCCTTCGGCCACGGCGCCCACTTCTGCCTGGGCGCCCCGCTGGCCCGGATGGAGGCCGTGATCGCCCTCGAGGCCCTCTTCACCCGCTTCCCCGACCTCGATCTGGCCGTCCCGGACGAGGAGCTGGTCCCGCACCCCAGCTTCGTCGGCAACAGCCCGCAGCGGCTCCCCATCCGGCTCGGGGCGGCTCACAGCGCCTGA